In Terriglobia bacterium, the following proteins share a genomic window:
- a CDS encoding transposase — MLTFFDFPRHLWRKLRTTNAIERCFVEVRRRTRPMVCFVNVESLDRIIYAIFNGINEKSQWKNRTLHLFTQAA, encoded by the coding sequence CTGCTGACCTTTTTCGATTTTCCCCGGCATCTCTGGCGCAAGCTGCGCACCACCAACGCCATCGAGCGCTGCTTTGTGGAAGTCCGTCGCCGCACCCGGCCCATGGTCTGCTTCGTCAACGTCGAAAGCCTCGACCGAATCATCTATGCCATCTTCAATGGAATAAATGAGAAGTCTCAATGGAAAAACCGCACCCTCCACCTTTTTACACAAGCAGCTTGA